From a region of the Spelaeicoccus albus genome:
- the moeB gene encoding molybdopterin-synthase adenylyltransferase MoeB, translated as MSKNSARPAAVEPAAELTADEIGRYSRQLILPDIGMLGQRRLKNAKVLVIGAGGLGAPALLYLAAAGVGTIGIVDDDTVDLSNLSRQVIHSMADVGRPKIDSAAESIAALNPLVRVDKHRLRLTSGNAEEIFSRYDVVLDGTDNFGTRYLISDAAADAGKPHVWGSILRFDGQVSVFYGGDAGAGDVRGPTYRDLYPESPPAGLAPSCEEAGVLGVLCSSIGSVMAGEAVKLVTGIGRTLIGRLLVFDALDMTWQEIPVATGDTPPPARPDPEPEPVHDDFTPPSVSAPELAARLADREAGRDDFELIDVRGPAEHDIVAVPGARVLPLAEFETGRALAELPSDKDIIVHCKSGGRSLRAVRLMHDAGFARAIQMDGGVLAWIDQVAPDQPKY; from the coding sequence ATGAGCAAGAATTCCGCGCGACCGGCCGCCGTGGAACCGGCGGCGGAGCTGACCGCCGACGAAATCGGCCGGTATTCCCGCCAGTTGATACTGCCGGACATCGGGATGCTCGGGCAGCGTCGATTGAAGAACGCCAAGGTGCTGGTGATCGGCGCCGGCGGACTGGGCGCTCCGGCGCTGCTGTACCTGGCGGCCGCGGGCGTCGGCACGATCGGCATCGTCGACGATGACACCGTCGACCTGTCGAACCTCAGCCGGCAGGTCATTCATTCGATGGCCGACGTCGGCAGGCCCAAGATCGACTCGGCCGCCGAATCGATCGCCGCGCTCAACCCGCTGGTGCGCGTGGACAAGCATCGGCTGCGCTTGACCTCGGGCAACGCCGAAGAGATCTTTTCCCGATACGACGTCGTGCTCGACGGCACCGACAATTTCGGCACCCGCTATTTGATTTCGGACGCCGCCGCGGACGCCGGGAAACCGCACGTGTGGGGGTCGATCCTCCGTTTCGACGGTCAGGTGAGCGTCTTTTACGGCGGCGACGCCGGTGCCGGAGACGTCCGTGGTCCGACGTACCGCGATCTCTATCCGGAGTCGCCACCGGCCGGTCTGGCCCCGTCGTGCGAGGAGGCGGGCGTGCTCGGCGTCCTGTGTTCGTCGATCGGATCCGTCATGGCCGGTGAAGCCGTCAAGCTGGTGACCGGGATCGGACGAACCCTCATCGGCCGGCTACTCGTGTTCGACGCGCTTGACATGACCTGGCAGGAAATCCCGGTTGCGACCGGCGACACGCCGCCGCCGGCGCGCCCGGACCCGGAACCCGAACCGGTGCACGACGACTTCACGCCGCCGAGCGTGAGCGCGCCGGAGTTGGCGGCTCGGTTGGCCGACCGTGAAGCGGGTCGCGACGACTTCGAGTTGATCGACGTGCGCGGCCCGGCCGAGCACGACATCGTGGCGGTCCCGGGGGCACGGGTGCTCCCGCTTGCCGAATTCGAAACCGGCCGGGCGCTGGCCGAGCTTCCGTCCGACAAGGACATCATCGTGCACTGCAAGTCCGGCGGACGGTCACTGCGCGCCGTCCGGCTCATGCACGATGCGGGGTTCGCCCGGGCCATTCAAATGGACGGCGGCGTGCTGGCGTGGATCGACCAGGTCGCTCCGGATCAGCCGAAGTACTGA
- a CDS encoding ATP-dependent helicase, whose product MNSRPRYSATAIAAALGQHTPTPEQAAIIEAPLDPLLVVAGAGSGKTETMAARVVWLVANAYVRPEEILGLTFTRKAAGELAERIRLRLGTLRRRGLIDNDETGLGLDVPTVATYNGYAAGLVKDHGLRLAVEPDAQMLTDAGRWQIAHEVVRSAGADELGDFDTPASTITKAVLSLAGGVSEHLQQPSAIADLVDSVLTRVESLPRDAKTAADTEVRGGNPGRPYAEVKKDLSKLAIKKALVPLVERFNRLKTDRGYLDFGDQVRLAEQLARTMPAVREGERARWSVVMLDEYQDTSYSQLKLLTRLFGDGHSVTAVGDPLQSIYGWRGASAGNLEDFPLDFSSGGRPAAVKYLSTSWRNDTNILRTANLLARPIRDPDAPPLAPAPTAGEGDVVASVSPDYDTEVGALVEWVSAQRTLPGNGDGAPRSIAVLCRRRSLFPAIEGALRLADIPVQVIGLGGLLSTPEVSDIVETLRVVDDPGRGDALMRLLTGNRWRLGAADIAALARYSRRVHGVLRDDTMESDAVDRYSVADGLDSLSARDDRHEITADGLDRMMRLAAMLRRLRRKTSGALPDLVRDTERELLLDVEVAARPGYSPGMARTHLDAFADVAAKFVMSGPAPTLGAFLSWIDAAESEERGLAVRGVEPVPGAVQLMTVHAAKGLEWDAVAIPQLVEDVFPAKARSTAGWLDLPSLPYELRGDRSNLPVWHWRESAHQAELNEERNTFRKAVNENYLSEERRLSYVAMTRARRALWLGASYWGDGKTPRSVSRFVTELVDAGLIGADDWPEAPAKGDEKPAPSDTIAPQWPAAAGTDAAAVHRSAAAEMVRAREAGPESREHVDGAIRGEIDMLLAEREAGRSSGIALPSRLSPTRLVGIDADPEAAAMRLARPMPRGPSRAARLGTAFHAWLESGFGQAALLEPHDVAGSTGGRAADAADGHEADLAALKQTFTASRFADREPVAVESGFEMRLGPVTVPGKIDAVYHDADGYEIVDWKTGRRPDADRLVHTRLQLAVYRLAYAERMNVPPEQIRATFFFLGSNSEVNYPGPDGELPDEAELVAALGRYYRAD is encoded by the coding sequence ATGAACAGTCGGCCCCGCTATTCGGCAACGGCCATCGCCGCGGCACTCGGCCAGCACACGCCGACCCCCGAACAAGCCGCCATCATCGAAGCGCCGCTGGACCCGTTGCTGGTCGTGGCCGGCGCCGGATCGGGCAAGACCGAGACCATGGCGGCGCGGGTCGTCTGGCTGGTGGCGAACGCGTACGTGCGTCCGGAAGAAATCCTCGGGCTGACGTTCACCAGGAAGGCGGCCGGCGAACTCGCCGAACGCATCCGATTGCGCTTGGGCACCCTACGCCGCCGCGGGCTCATCGACAACGACGAGACCGGCCTTGGCCTCGACGTTCCGACGGTTGCCACCTACAACGGTTACGCGGCCGGGCTCGTCAAAGATCACGGGCTGCGCCTGGCGGTCGAGCCGGATGCGCAGATGCTGACGGACGCCGGCCGGTGGCAAATCGCCCACGAGGTCGTCCGGTCTGCCGGTGCCGACGAACTCGGCGACTTCGACACTCCGGCGTCCACGATCACCAAGGCGGTACTGTCGCTGGCCGGCGGCGTGAGCGAACACCTACAGCAGCCGTCGGCGATCGCCGACCTCGTCGACTCCGTGCTGACCCGGGTCGAATCGCTTCCGCGGGACGCAAAGACGGCGGCCGACACCGAAGTCCGCGGCGGCAATCCCGGAAGACCGTACGCCGAGGTCAAGAAGGACTTATCGAAACTCGCCATCAAAAAGGCCCTCGTCCCGCTCGTGGAACGGTTCAATCGGCTGAAGACGGACCGCGGATATCTCGATTTCGGCGACCAGGTGCGTCTGGCCGAACAATTGGCCCGCACCATGCCGGCCGTCCGCGAAGGAGAACGCGCACGCTGGTCGGTCGTGATGCTTGACGAATACCAGGACACGTCATATTCGCAGCTGAAACTCCTGACTCGGCTGTTTGGCGACGGCCACAGCGTCACGGCCGTCGGCGACCCGCTCCAATCGATCTACGGATGGCGCGGCGCCAGCGCCGGAAATCTTGAAGACTTCCCGCTCGACTTCTCATCCGGCGGCAGACCGGCGGCCGTGAAGTACCTGTCGACAAGCTGGCGCAACGACACGAATATCTTGCGCACCGCCAATTTGCTGGCTCGTCCGATTCGCGATCCCGACGCCCCGCCGCTGGCGCCTGCTCCGACGGCGGGGGAGGGCGATGTCGTCGCGTCGGTCTCGCCCGACTACGACACCGAAGTCGGCGCTCTCGTCGAATGGGTTTCCGCGCAGCGCACGCTGCCCGGAAATGGCGACGGCGCGCCGCGCAGCATTGCCGTGTTGTGCCGGAGGCGTTCACTGTTTCCGGCCATCGAGGGGGCGCTGCGACTTGCCGACATCCCGGTGCAAGTCATTGGACTGGGCGGCCTGTTATCGACGCCGGAGGTTTCCGACATCGTCGAGACCCTCCGCGTCGTCGACGATCCCGGGCGCGGAGACGCGCTCATGCGGCTGTTGACGGGTAACCGCTGGAGACTCGGCGCAGCGGACATCGCTGCGCTTGCGCGGTACTCGCGCCGGGTGCACGGCGTCCTCCGTGACGACACGATGGAGTCCGACGCGGTCGACAGGTACAGCGTGGCCGACGGTCTCGACAGCTTGTCCGCCCGTGATGACCGGCACGAGATCACCGCCGACGGCCTCGACAGGATGATGCGGCTTGCCGCAATGCTACGGAGGCTTCGACGCAAAACCTCCGGCGCGCTTCCGGATTTGGTGCGCGACACCGAACGCGAACTGCTGCTCGACGTGGAAGTCGCTGCCCGGCCCGGTTATTCGCCCGGAATGGCACGCACGCACCTCGATGCTTTTGCCGACGTCGCTGCGAAATTCGTGATGTCCGGCCCGGCCCCGACTCTCGGCGCCTTTTTGTCCTGGATCGATGCTGCCGAATCGGAAGAACGCGGTCTGGCGGTTCGCGGCGTGGAACCGGTGCCGGGCGCTGTCCAACTGATGACGGTGCATGCGGCCAAGGGGCTCGAATGGGACGCAGTGGCGATCCCGCAACTCGTCGAGGACGTGTTTCCGGCAAAGGCCCGCAGCACCGCCGGATGGCTGGACCTGCCCAGCCTTCCGTACGAGCTTCGCGGAGACAGGTCGAACCTGCCGGTCTGGCACTGGCGCGAATCGGCCCATCAAGCCGAACTGAACGAAGAGCGGAACACGTTCCGCAAGGCGGTCAATGAAAATTACTTGAGCGAAGAACGCCGGCTCAGCTACGTCGCCATGACCCGAGCCCGCCGGGCTCTGTGGCTCGGTGCCTCCTACTGGGGCGACGGCAAAACCCCGCGGAGCGTCTCCCGATTTGTCACGGAGCTCGTCGATGCCGGGCTGATCGGCGCTGACGACTGGCCCGAAGCGCCTGCCAAGGGCGACGAGAAGCCCGCGCCGTCCGACACGATAGCGCCGCAATGGCCGGCAGCCGCCGGTACCGACGCGGCTGCCGTACACCGCAGCGCGGCAGCCGAAATGGTGCGCGCCCGGGAAGCCGGCCCGGAGAGCCGGGAACACGTCGACGGTGCGATCCGGGGCGAGATCGACATGCTGCTTGCCGAACGAGAAGCCGGGCGTTCGTCGGGTATCGCCCTGCCGTCGCGGCTGAGCCCGACCCGGCTGGTCGGCATCGATGCCGACCCGGAAGCGGCGGCCATGCGGCTGGCCCGCCCGATGCCGCGCGGGCCGTCCCGGGCAGCGCGGCTCGGGACTGCGTTCCATGCCTGGCTGGAATCGGGATTCGGCCAAGCAGCTCTTCTCGAGCCGCACGACGTCGCCGGAAGTACCGGCGGCCGCGCCGCAGACGCGGCCGACGGCCACGAAGCCGATCTTGCCGCGTTGAAGCAGACGTTCACGGCCTCACGGTTCGCCGACAGGGAGCCGGTCGCAGTGGAAAGCGGTTTCGAGATGCGCCTCGGCCCCGTGACGGTCCCCGGCAAGATCGATGCCGTGTATCACGACGCCGACGGGTACGAGATCGTCGATTGGAAGACCGGACGCCGTCCCGACGCCGACCGGCTGGTGCATACGCGCCTGCAACTTGCCGTTTACCGGCTCGCTTACGCCGAACGGATGAACGTGCCGCCCGAACAGATCAGGGCAACGTTCTTCTTTCTCGGATCGAACAGCGAAGTGAACTACCCCGGTCCGGACGGAGAGCTACCGGACGAAGCCGAGCTCGTTGCCGCGCTCGGCCGGTATTACCGGGCCGACTGA
- a CDS encoding ATP-dependent DNA helicase translates to MRPFFTAPAEPHAAARHAPDAGQQAASDAVRAGASVIVTGAPGTGKTTAVVDCVEAAVRAGTPIDRIVTLAPTRQSAARLRQLLSDRIDVPSRGPLARTPHSLAFSLVGAKDAAAGRPLPSFISGPEQDRIIADLLAGHAAGEGKMPEWPDSMGPDVRATAGFRHELREVLMRALEWGIDSRRLAELARAADRPEWLACSTLLDEYLQVTTMQSENALDPAAVIAAAVDVLDDMSGDVDFADWRLPDLLVVDDLQDFTEAGARLIDVLVSRGAALLATGDPDATSQAFRGAEPTLPADADTRWAGAREFRRVTLPSSHRQTRSLREATGRVTERIGTAAGFRHRRPAASDDGEPVTVAVLPSTAGEHAYIVHTLRSAHLSRRPVAWKDMAVVVRSASILPGLRRELAAAGVPTDLAAPDLPLADEPAVRPLLMAIRMALRPDPTPTVDETLDLLTSRIGGADSVVMRRLRIALREQERAGGGTRGSDELLAEALGHPAGLDMLPHALTAPVRRVAAVLSAARENADGTAHEILWAAWQAAGVADSWARSALGDDAESLQTGADLDALMRLFAAAEKYSEVFVGLGAEGFGAHIEGQQVAEDTLAGRGRRDDAVTLLTASGASGREWDLVVVPAVQEGGWPNLTLRGSLLGAGDLADVLKARPRADPRAARREILDDELRTFTVAISRARRRLVVTAVRDDDQTPSPFLELVDPPDADDSPRPLTEVPRPLSLRGLAAALRSKLIAVIAEMPGGADAGTATSGGTVTPPDPLDGLSAEECAALLAELAGENVPGASVHDWYGQLTPSSTETLYAGEETVPVNPSQVEKFNECALRWFLETHGGTAADSVGQSVGNLVHELAHEFPTGGLEPMLHALGERLGGLPVESAWEAAQQRRRAESIVTKLNSYLVAHADILLGTEISFETRSGRALMRGRVDRVERGADGGLVIVDLKTGGTKPAGDELPRNAQLGSYQAAVEAGAFDELAGGPAVPAGAKLLQLATNKAASEQRQAALADDDDPDWATALVRATAEGMDSAAYTPTVNEHCPMCPVRSSCPLMSSGELP, encoded by the coding sequence ATGAGACCGTTCTTCACCGCGCCCGCCGAGCCGCACGCTGCGGCGAGGCATGCGCCGGACGCCGGGCAGCAGGCGGCGTCCGACGCCGTCCGTGCCGGCGCATCGGTCATCGTCACGGGGGCGCCGGGCACCGGTAAGACGACTGCCGTCGTCGACTGCGTGGAGGCGGCCGTACGCGCCGGCACGCCCATTGATCGAATAGTCACGCTGGCGCCGACCCGGCAGTCGGCAGCCCGGCTACGCCAGTTGCTCAGCGACCGGATCGACGTGCCGAGCCGTGGTCCGTTGGCCCGGACGCCGCACAGCCTGGCATTCAGCCTGGTCGGCGCCAAGGACGCGGCAGCCGGCCGCCCGTTGCCGAGTTTCATTTCCGGACCCGAGCAAGACCGCATCATCGCCGACCTACTGGCCGGCCACGCGGCCGGCGAAGGCAAGATGCCCGAGTGGCCGGACTCGATGGGCCCCGACGTCCGCGCGACGGCCGGATTCCGGCACGAACTGCGCGAAGTGCTGATGCGCGCCTTGGAATGGGGGATCGATTCTCGTCGACTCGCGGAATTGGCGCGTGCGGCCGACCGCCCCGAATGGCTGGCATGTTCGACGCTGCTTGACGAATACCTGCAGGTGACCACGATGCAGTCCGAGAATGCCCTCGACCCGGCGGCGGTGATCGCGGCAGCGGTCGACGTGTTGGACGACATGTCCGGCGACGTCGATTTCGCGGATTGGCGGCTGCCGGACCTGCTGGTTGTCGACGACTTGCAGGACTTCACCGAAGCCGGAGCCCGGCTGATCGACGTGCTGGTCTCGCGCGGGGCCGCGCTGCTGGCAACCGGCGACCCGGATGCCACGTCTCAGGCCTTCCGCGGCGCCGAGCCGACGCTTCCGGCCGACGCCGATACCCGGTGGGCCGGCGCCCGGGAATTCCGGCGCGTCACATTGCCGTCGAGTCACCGGCAGACCCGGAGTCTCCGGGAAGCGACGGGGCGGGTGACCGAACGGATCGGCACGGCGGCCGGATTCCGGCACCGGCGCCCTGCCGCATCCGATGACGGCGAACCAGTCACCGTTGCGGTCCTGCCGTCCACGGCCGGAGAGCACGCGTATATCGTCCACACGCTGCGCAGCGCCCACCTGTCACGCCGGCCGGTCGCATGGAAGGACATGGCAGTCGTCGTCAGGTCGGCATCGATTTTGCCGGGACTGCGCCGGGAACTTGCGGCGGCCGGCGTGCCCACCGACCTGGCCGCGCCCGATCTTCCGCTCGCCGACGAACCGGCCGTCCGGCCGCTGCTGATGGCCATTCGGATGGCCTTGCGCCCCGATCCGACGCCGACCGTCGACGAGACTCTCGACTTGCTCACCAGCAGAATCGGCGGTGCCGACTCGGTAGTCATGCGCCGCTTGCGGATCGCCTTGCGGGAGCAGGAGCGCGCCGGCGGGGGAACGCGGGGCAGCGATGAGCTCCTGGCCGAAGCGCTTGGTCATCCGGCCGGACTGGACATGCTTCCGCACGCTCTGACGGCGCCCGTGCGCCGGGTCGCCGCCGTGCTGAGTGCTGCCCGGGAGAACGCCGACGGCACCGCACACGAAATCTTGTGGGCCGCATGGCAGGCCGCCGGCGTGGCGGACTCGTGGGCGCGGTCCGCGCTGGGTGACGATGCCGAATCGTTGCAGACCGGGGCCGATCTGGACGCGCTGATGCGGCTCTTCGCGGCCGCCGAGAAGTACAGCGAAGTGTTCGTGGGCCTCGGGGCGGAAGGTTTTGGCGCGCATATCGAGGGTCAGCAGGTGGCCGAGGACACCCTTGCCGGTCGCGGCAGGCGTGATGACGCGGTCACTTTGCTCACGGCGTCCGGCGCGTCCGGTCGCGAATGGGATCTGGTGGTCGTCCCGGCCGTCCAGGAAGGCGGGTGGCCGAATCTCACGCTTCGCGGGTCACTGCTGGGCGCCGGCGACTTGGCCGACGTGCTGAAAGCGCGGCCGCGTGCCGATCCGCGTGCCGCCCGGCGTGAGATTTTGGATGACGAGTTGCGGACCTTCACGGTGGCGATTTCGCGGGCGAGGCGCCGGCTGGTCGTCACGGCGGTCCGGGACGACGATCAGACGCCGTCGCCGTTCCTCGAACTCGTCGATCCCCCGGACGCCGATGACTCCCCGCGCCCCTTGACGGAAGTGCCCCGGCCGCTCAGCCTACGCGGTCTGGCCGCCGCGCTTCGCTCGAAGCTGATCGCCGTCATAGCGGAGATGCCCGGGGGCGCCGACGCCGGTACCGCGACATCGGGCGGTACCGTAACGCCGCCCGATCCGCTCGACGGGCTGAGCGCCGAAGAATGCGCGGCGCTGCTTGCCGAGCTGGCCGGCGAGAACGTGCCCGGCGCATCAGTGCACGACTGGTACGGCCAATTAACGCCGTCAAGCACCGAGACACTCTACGCGGGCGAAGAAACGGTGCCGGTCAATCCGTCTCAGGTGGAGAAGTTCAATGAGTGCGCTCTGCGGTGGTTCTTGGAAACACACGGCGGCACGGCAGCCGACAGCGTGGGACAGAGCGTCGGCAACCTCGTGCACGAACTCGCCCACGAATTCCCGACCGGCGGCCTCGAGCCGATGTTGCACGCGCTGGGCGAGCGTCTGGGAGGACTGCCCGTCGAGTCCGCGTGGGAGGCCGCACAGCAGCGCCGCCGCGCCGAATCGATAGTCACCAAGTTGAACTCGTACCTGGTGGCGCACGCCGACATTCTGCTTGGCACCGAGATCTCGTTTGAAACCCGTTCCGGCCGGGCGCTCATGCGCGGACGCGTCGACAGGGTCGAACGCGGTGCCGACGGCGGCCTTGTGATAGTCGATTTGAAGACCGGCGGCACGAAGCCTGCCGGCGACGAGCTGCCGCGCAACGCCCAACTGGGAAGTTATCAGGCTGCCGTCGAAGCCGGGGCCTTCGACGAACTCGCCGGCGGGCCCGCCGTCCCGGCCGGGGCGAAGCTCCTGCAATTGGCCACCAACAAGGCCGCTTCCGAGCAGCGGCAAGCGGCACTTGCCGACGACGACGATCCCGACTGGGCCACCGCGCTGGTCCGGGCGACCGCCGAGGGCATGGATTCCGCCGCGTACACGCCCACCGTGAACGAGCACTGCCCGATGTGCCCGGTCCGCTCGTCCTGCCCGCTGATGTCCTCCGGAGAACTGCCATGA
- a CDS encoding phosphotransferase: MSNTSLRLAALSTAAVPGFAPTTVRMQSATADSVSAVLADDAHRELLIHVALTPMEALRGDAERSVLDVFTPAMRNALPFALPKVVGRTGTGDVGSLRLDSHGAADPFAGKGKAYVYEPMAGTPIQLSELTSGPDSLAASLGRAIAAIHELDPATARETGLPDYDAEDYRHRRLAELDQAAETGKVPPRLLQRWEEKLENVGLWRFQPCINHGELSEDRVLARGTAIQSITGWAQTRIADPADDLSWLIAAAEPDAVDTIFEAYAGARAEPPSPQLRERAELLSELALAGWLLYGVSLDDDAIIHDGEAMLVDLDEHLFASAGSDDAHEDSTDADSRGAGDTDDEPDDPDDEPDAQSAR; the protein is encoded by the coding sequence GTGAGCAATACGTCGTTGCGCCTCGCCGCGCTTTCCACTGCCGCAGTGCCCGGTTTCGCTCCGACAACCGTGCGGATGCAGTCGGCCACCGCCGACAGCGTGTCCGCCGTGCTTGCCGACGATGCGCACCGAGAGCTCCTCATCCACGTCGCGCTCACGCCGATGGAGGCCTTGCGCGGCGATGCCGAGCGCAGCGTCCTCGATGTCTTCACGCCCGCCATGCGCAATGCGTTGCCGTTCGCCCTGCCCAAGGTTGTCGGCAGGACCGGCACCGGGGACGTCGGGTCGTTGCGGCTTGACTCGCACGGGGCGGCCGACCCGTTCGCCGGCAAGGGCAAGGCGTACGTGTACGAGCCGATGGCGGGCACGCCGATCCAGTTGAGCGAGTTGACGAGCGGCCCCGATTCGCTTGCCGCGTCCCTGGGTCGCGCAATCGCGGCAATTCACGAACTCGATCCGGCCACGGCCCGCGAGACCGGTCTGCCGGACTACGATGCGGAGGACTACCGTCACCGCCGTCTTGCCGAACTCGATCAGGCGGCCGAGACCGGCAAGGTCCCCCCGCGGCTGTTGCAGCGGTGGGAAGAGAAGCTCGAGAATGTGGGGCTGTGGCGGTTTCAGCCGTGCATCAATCACGGTGAATTGTCCGAGGACCGCGTGCTGGCCCGCGGCACCGCGATCCAGTCGATCACCGGGTGGGCTCAGACTCGTATCGCCGACCCGGCCGACGACCTGTCCTGGCTGATCGCCGCGGCCGAGCCGGACGCGGTCGACACGATTTTCGAGGCGTACGCCGGGGCAAGGGCCGAGCCGCCGTCGCCGCAATTGCGCGAGCGCGCCGAGCTGCTCAGCGAACTGGCGCTGGCCGGGTGGCTGCTTTATGGCGTCAGTCTCGACGATGACGCCATCATCCACGATGGCGAGGCCATGCTCGTCGATCTTGACGAGCACTTGTTCGCGAGTGCCGGCTCGGACGATGCTCACGAGGATTCGACCGATGCCGATTCGCGCGGCGCCGGCGACACCGACGACGAGCCCGACGACCCGGACGACGAACCCGACGCTCAGTCGGCCCGGTAA
- a CDS encoding MGMT family protein → MADPATFDDYAEQVYDVVEEIPPGRVLTYGDIAELIGSGGPRQVAAVMSRGVGGPWWRVVRADGSLPERLAGRARSHYLAERMPLMPGTYRVRMSAARWTPARCPQPSSSVPDDQIKP, encoded by the coding sequence ATGGCCGACCCCGCGACTTTCGACGACTACGCCGAGCAGGTGTACGACGTCGTCGAAGAGATCCCGCCGGGGCGCGTGCTGACGTACGGTGACATCGCCGAACTCATCGGCTCGGGCGGCCCGCGCCAAGTTGCGGCAGTCATGTCGCGCGGCGTCGGCGGGCCGTGGTGGCGCGTCGTCCGCGCCGACGGGTCGCTCCCCGAACGGCTGGCCGGGCGGGCGCGCAGCCACTACCTGGCCGAGCGCATGCCGTTGATGCCCGGCACCTACCGCGTGCGGATGAGCGCTGCCCGCTGGACCCCTGCCCGGTGCCCCCAGCCGTCGTCGTCGGTGCCGGATGATCAAATCAAACCATGA
- a CDS encoding acylphosphatase encodes MGRSATMRSRVLVRGRVQGVGFRYWTRREAAALGLTGYVRNTASGLVEAEVEGESGAVAVMIDKFQSGPPHARVDHVDVHTVPTTGAGGFAITD; translated from the coding sequence GTGGGACGATCGGCGACAATGCGCAGCCGCGTCCTCGTGCGCGGCCGGGTGCAAGGCGTCGGCTTCCGGTACTGGACCAGACGCGAGGCGGCGGCGCTGGGACTGACCGGATACGTCCGCAACACGGCGTCCGGCCTGGTGGAGGCGGAAGTTGAAGGCGAATCCGGCGCCGTGGCCGTAATGATCGACAAGTTTCAATCGGGCCCGCCGCACGCCCGCGTGGACCACGTCGACGTGCACACGGTGCCGACGACCGGCGCCGGCGGATTCGCCATCACCGACTGA
- the nudC gene encoding NAD(+) diphosphatase: MTSRETQPLNDLALSRSVLDRKDELRNDPKLFDALWADERTRIMVLHRGKTLVASGRVRLFTPDEVTTGTLRIFLGQTRPADPDLPPGSPIVGQVLSDRSAEELEPDGDKWFGLRDVVPELPERDAGMLIQMQAIVNWHLTHSYSPRHGGLTLVEHGGWVRRDVEGDTEYFPRTDPAVIMTVIDESDPDEERLLLAHNANFPDGRYSTLAGFVEPGESLEDAVIREVHEETGIVVSEPRYLGSQPWPFPASLMLGFTASADTTSITVDGEEITHARWFTRDELAGAVASGEISIPTSFSIASKLIERWMGRPLP, encoded by the coding sequence ATGACGTCCCGCGAAACTCAGCCCTTGAACGACCTGGCATTGTCGCGGTCGGTCCTCGATCGAAAAGACGAACTTCGGAACGATCCGAAACTCTTCGATGCGCTCTGGGCCGACGAACGCACCAGGATCATGGTGCTGCATCGCGGAAAGACGCTTGTCGCCTCGGGCCGTGTGCGATTGTTCACTCCGGACGAGGTCACTACCGGCACGTTGCGCATCTTCCTGGGACAAACGCGTCCGGCAGACCCCGACCTGCCGCCGGGCAGCCCGATCGTCGGCCAGGTTTTGAGCGATCGCAGCGCCGAAGAACTCGAACCGGACGGCGACAAATGGTTCGGACTGCGCGACGTCGTGCCGGAACTGCCCGAGCGCGACGCCGGAATGCTCATCCAGATGCAGGCAATAGTCAATTGGCACTTGACTCATTCCTACTCTCCCCGGCACGGCGGGCTGACACTTGTCGAACACGGCGGCTGGGTTCGCCGGGACGTCGAGGGCGACACCGAATACTTCCCGCGCACCGATCCGGCAGTCATCATGACTGTGATCGACGAGTCGGATCCGGACGAGGAACGGCTCCTGTTGGCGCACAATGCGAACTTCCCCGACGGCAGATACTCCACCCTGGCCGGATTCGTCGAGCCGGGGGAGTCGCTCGAGGACGCGGTCATCCGCGAGGTGCACGAGGAGACCGGAATAGTCGTTTCCGAGCCGCGCTACCTCGGATCCCAGCCGTGGCCGTTTCCGGCGTCGCTGATGCTCGGATTCACGGCAAGCGCCGATACGACGTCGATCACCGTGGACGGCGAGGAAATCACGCATGCCCGGTGGTTCACGCGTGACGAGCTGGCCGGCGCCGTGGCTTCCGGGGAGATCTCCATTCCCACCTCGTTCTCGATCGCCAGCAAACTGATCGAACGCTGGATGGGCCGGCCACTGCCGTGA
- a CDS encoding TetR/AcrR family transcriptional regulator, with the protein MSQNQPARPRSARLPRDVRRAQLLAAAQDVFARRGFHAASMEEIADVAGVSKPVLYQHFPGKRELYLAIVDANALALETAIEDALAATNDNKLRVLGAIDAYFSFVAQGDHAFRLIFGSDLRDDDVADRVEQLQSACAAAISDIIADDTGLDKPEALLLGRGLAGMAESAARYWLADPDPVPRAEAVELTARLAWRGISRFPMTGQAETAQTGGKQAG; encoded by the coding sequence GTGTCACAAAACCAGCCAGCACGGCCCCGAAGTGCCCGACTGCCGCGCGACGTCCGGCGAGCCCAACTGCTTGCTGCAGCGCAAGACGTTTTTGCCCGGCGCGGCTTTCATGCAGCGTCCATGGAGGAGATCGCCGACGTCGCGGGCGTTTCCAAACCAGTGCTCTACCAGCACTTTCCCGGTAAGCGCGAGCTTTATCTGGCGATCGTCGATGCAAATGCGCTCGCGCTGGAGACAGCCATAGAAGACGCATTGGCGGCCACGAACGACAACAAGCTGCGCGTACTTGGCGCGATTGACGCCTATTTCTCGTTTGTGGCGCAAGGCGACCACGCCTTCCGCTTGATCTTCGGCTCGGATTTGCGCGACGACGACGTCGCCGACCGCGTCGAACAACTGCAAAGCGCGTGCGCCGCCGCAATTTCCGACATCATCGCCGACGACACCGGCCTGGACAAACCCGAAGCGCTGCTGTTGGGCCGCGGTCTGGCCGGCATGGCCGAATCGGCGGCGCGGTACTGGCTGGCCGACCCGGATCCGGTACCGCGCGCCGAAGCCGTCGAGCTCACGGCCCGGCTGGCGTGGCGCGGAATCAGCAGGTTCCCCATGACCGGGCAAGCCGAAACCGCGCAGACCGGCGGCAAGCAGGCCGGATAG